From Antennarius striatus isolate MH-2024 chromosome 9, ASM4005453v1, whole genome shotgun sequence, one genomic window encodes:
- the cdca3 gene encoding cell division cycle-associated protein 3: MGSSKSKAAESSPTMTEPPIKNSRVHCVMDPRSPSAEINRTPIQVCGFVPKNVTDAKTECPVAFVDPRSPTVGIMRTPMRDIIRETVGSYARRLGSLFQNETEGKVPKKTASDGVNGFKGEEVASTNPLLTPLKHCTFDSMAEHANLLVTPVTPPLQSVNDSSPFVLLQHPQFEVELETEEMSLEEAEEARESPFDKRLSLSLLTCHEGATSSQIFADVHCDGTSSPTPSTEQDLPGYGYDHSYAIPTITVTTESPLATEEPTDADCSPAQVIHQKSKEAEETVSSLPSSPPLSDQQTVLILTEPQSCTSIHCPILEARRSPSTVVLKPQWLGKGFGATAQRARGVQGHSGKGSSSALAMKVAVKNIANENMGPSGKRIQTGTEGRSPLQVLKETNSPRIQRRQRKLKVSTPDRQRLGEMDQRMLSVSFDKENR, encoded by the exons ATGGGGTCCAGTAAGAGCAAAGCTGCAGAATCTTCACCCACGATGACAGAACCACCCATCAAGAACAGTCGAGTTCATTGTGTGATGGATCCACGCTCTCCTTCAGCAGAAATCAACCGAACACCCATTCAG GTCTGTGGATTTGTGCCAAAAAATGTCACGGATGCAAAAACAGAATGTCCTGTGGCATTTGTAGATCCCCGCTCACCCACAGTTGGCATTATGCGCACCCCTATGAGAGACATCATAAGAG AGACAGTTGGCTCCTATGCCCGCCGTCTGGGCTCACTTTTCCAAAATGAGACCGAAGGCAAAGTCCCTAAAAAAACCGCCAGTGATGGTGTGAATGGCTTTAAGGGTGAAGAAGTGGCCTCCACCAATCCCCTTCTGACTCCTCTGAAGCACTGCACCTTTGACTCTATGGCTGAGCATGCAAATCTTCTGGTCACCCCTGTAACACCTCCTCTCCAGTCTGTTAACGACTCAAGCCCCTTTGTGCTTCTTCAGCATCCACAATTTGAGGTGGAACTGGAGACTGAAGAAATGAGCCTAGAGGAGGCTGAAGAAGCGAGAGAGTCCCCTTTTGACAAGAGGCTGAGCTTGAGTCTGTTAACTTGTCATGAGGGAGCAACATCATCCCAGATTTTTGCTGATGTGCACTGTGATGGTACATCATCTCCGACACCTAGTACGGAACAGGACCTACCTGGGTATGGTTATGATCATTCTTACGCCATTCCAACAATCACCGTTACAACGGAGTCTCCTCTTGCGACTGAAGAACCCACTGATGCAGATTGTTCACCAGCCCAAGTGATCCATCAAAAGTCAAAGGAAGCAGAAGAAACGGTATCTTCATtgccctcttctcctcctctgtcagaTCAACAAACTGTCCTCATCTTGACAGAACCACAATCCTGCACCAGCATCCATTGCCCCATTTTGGAAGCAAGGAGGAGCCCCAGTACAGTTGTGTTAAAaccacagtggttgggaaaaGGTTTTGGTGCTACTGCGCAAAGAGCTAGAGGTGTGCAGGGGCACAGTGGAAAAGGAAGCTCCTCTGCTCTTGCTATGAAGGTGGCTGTGAAGAATATAGCCAATGAAAACATGGGACCATCTGGCAAAAGAATCCAGACAG GCACTGAGGGTCGCTCCCCACTGCAAGTCCTGAAGGAAACCAACTCACCCAGAATCCAACGTCGTCAG CGGAAGCTGAAGGTGTCCACCCCTGACAGGCAGAGGCTTGGAGAGATGGACCAAAGGATGCTGTCAGTCTCTTTTGATAAGGAGAACAGGTGA